A stretch of Heptranchias perlo isolate sHepPer1 chromosome 1, sHepPer1.hap1, whole genome shotgun sequence DNA encodes these proteins:
- the ppm1kb gene encoding protein phosphatase 1K, mitochondrial, whose product MSTAALITLCRSGGFQVRRRALLTFKLLQDEKRAVLLYHSTTNDQRSSRFDVDGGRLTPWDSFGIWDNRIDEPILLPPSIKYGKPIPNVSLSKVGCVTQIGLRKENEDRFSIGMLTDNVLYFAVYDGHGGTAAADFCDKYMAKYIAQCLSQEEDLEMVLTKAFYKTDKEFARHIRLSADVSLLTSGTTATVALLRDSIELVVASVGDSRAILCRKGQHKRLTEDHTPERKDERERIKKCGGFVAWNSLGQPHVNGRLAMTRSIGDLALRSVGVIAEPETRRIKLQHGDDAFLVLTTDGINFIMNSQEICDHISQCHDPIEAAQVIVEQALQYGAEDNSTIIVVPFGAWGKHKNSGISFSFSRSFGSSGRWA is encoded by the exons ATGTCAACAGCTGCACTAATCACCTTATGTAGATCTGGTGGCTTTCAAGTGAGAAGAAGAGCACTGTTGACCTTCAAGCTGCTGCAGGACGAAAAACGTGCGGTTCTCCTTTACCATAGTACTACCAATGatcagaggtcttcaagatttgaTGTAGATGGTGGCCGCCTAACACCCTGGGATTCTTTTGGAATCTGGGACAACCGCATCGATGAACCAATTCTGCTTCCACCCAGCATAAAATATGGCAAACCCATTCCAAATGTCAGCCTGAGTAAAGTTGGGTGTGTCACTCAAATAGGCCTACGCAAAGAAAATGAGGACCGTTTCAGTATTGGGATGCTGACTGATAACGTGCTGTATTTTGCAGTGTACGATGGACATGGTGGAACAGCAGCAGCTGATTTTTGTGATAAATACATGGCAAAGTATATTGC ACAATGCCTTTCACAGGAGGAGGATCTGGAAATGGTACTGACCAAAGCCTTTTATAAGACAGACAAGGAATTTGCAAGACATATCCGTTTATCTGCAGATG TCTCCTTGCTTACATCGGGGACAACTGCCACTGTGGCTCTGTTACGTGATAGTATTGAGCTTGTGGTAGCAAGTGTGGGTGATAGCCGGGCAATTCTTTGTCGAAAGGGACAACATAAGCGACTGACTGAGGATCACACTCCAGAAAGAAAAGATGAGAGGGAAAG GATTAAGAAATGTGGTGGATTTGTTGCCTGGAACAGTCTGGGCCAACCACATGTAAATGGGCGATTGGCTATGACACGCAGTATAGGAGATCTAGCCTTAAGGTCTGTGGGAGTCATCGCTGAGCCAGAGACCAGACGGATTAAG CTACAACATGGAGATGATGCTTTCTTAGTTTTAACAACAGATGGGATTAACTTTATTATGAACAGTCAAGAGATTTGTGACCACATCAGTCAATGTCATGATCCAATAGAGGCTGCCCAGGTTATTGTTGAACAG GCACTGCAGTATGGTGCAGAAGATAACAGTACCATTATTGTGGTTCCATTTGGTGCTTGGGGGAAACACAAGAACTCTGGCATCAGCTTTTCATTCAGCCGAAGCTTTGGCTCAAGTGGAAGATGGGCATGA